The genomic interval TCAATTTCAGCAGAATACCACATTAATCTTTTAAACACATCTGTTTTTTGATGATATGATTTCCCGTTTTTGGTTTCAAGGGGTATTGAAATATCGGGAAAATCTTTTTGTGCATCAAGATAACAATCAAGCTCATAATTCAGGCAACATTTAAGTTTTCCACATTGTCCGGCTAATTTTTGAGGGTTAAGAGAAAGTTCCTGACTCCTTGCAGAATTTGTTGTTACCGAAACAAAATTTGTTATCCATGTTGTACAACACAATTCTCTACCACAGGGTCCAACTCCGCCTATTCTTCCGGCTTCTTGTCGGGCTCCGATTTGTTTCATTTCAACTCTTACTTTAAAATTTTCTGCCAATACTTTTATAAGTTCTCTGAAATCTACCCTTTCATCAGCAATGTAATAGAAAATAGCTTTTGTTATATCACCCTGATATTCTACATCTCCAATTTTCATATCAAGGTTTAGCTTAGTTGCCAAATCTCGGGCTTTTAACATTGTTTTTCGTTCTAATAAAATAGCCTCTTTCCACTTTTCAATATCTGTTGGTTTAGCTTTTCTATATATTTTCTTAAATTCTGTATCTATAGGAATATTATTTTTTTTTAGTTGTTCTAAAACTAAATCTCCTGTTAATGAAACAATTCCTATATCATGTCCCGGTGATGATTCTACAGCTATTATATCGCCTGTTTTTAGATTTATATTATTAATATTATTATAATAGTTTTTCCTTGTGTTCTTAAATCTTACTTCAACAATATTAAATGGTTCTGAAGTTTTAGGAATATTATTTAACCAGTCATAAACATTTAATTTATTGTTGTTTTTAAATTTATTTACAACTGTATTATTTGTATCTATTTTTGAAATTGGACATCCTCTTGAAAGATCTTCGTTTTTATCCATTTTTTGTCTTATTATTTTAACCTGAATAATTAGCGGTTCATAAACTTTGAAAAAACTTATTGAATTTGCGGCACAAGTTACGTAATTTCTTTGATTAACAAGAGTAGTTGTACCGCATTTCCTTATCATTTTAATTCCCCCAGATAAATCTGGGGGTTAATCATAATGCTCTTATTCAACAGTTTATATAAATTTGTTATATTTTTTGAACTATCTCATGAAGTAATTATTCAAGTTAATGTTATAGTTTTATTATTATATAATTCAATTTACAAAATTAATCACAAATTTACATTTTTAATAATCTTATTAGTTTTAATGATAAATCAAGAAATACAATTTTATTATATGCATTTCTACGAATATGATAATGAGCTTTATTAAATTCATTATTAATCATGTATATGTTTTTTTCATTAATAAATTGAGAAAACTTTGACGAAAATTCACTTTCTTTTTGCGTTAAATATACTATTTCTTTATTTTCTATATTCAAAATAAAATTTTCTCTGAGCAATCTTAATGAAAATTCAATAAAAATTTTTTGTTTTTCTCTTCCAATTAATGCAATTTGGTCAACCCATTTTATAATTTCAAGCACTTCTTTTTTATAGCATAACCTCATTAAACTGATAAACATTTTTAAGTTATAAGAATTTTCTTCACTTGAATTTAATATTTCAAGAACTTTTGCATAATTACCATTTGATAATCGGATTATATCCCATATTTTTTGATCATTAAAGTCATATTTTAGTTTTATTGATTCAAAAAGACTTTCACTATTAATTTTTGGTATTTTTACTAATTGAATACGTGAAAGAATTGTTGGTATTATTTGTTCTGTATTTTCTGATACTAATAAAAAAAGTGTTTTAGGTGGAGGCTCTTCAATAATTTTAAGAAGTTTATTGGCTGCTGTAATATTCATTTTTTCAGGCATCCATATAATCACTATTTTATATTCTGCCTCAAAAGTTTTAAGACTTAATTTTTTAATAATTTCATTGCTTTCATTTTTATAAATACTAGCTTGTTTATTTTCAACTCCAATTGCATTAAGCCATTCATTTAATTTTAAATATGGATTTTGTAATATTGCAGTTCTCCATTCTTTAATAAAATCATCACTAACCGGATTTTTTGAAATTTTAGCGGTTGTTGCAACAGGAAAAACAAAATGTAAATCAGGATGTATCAACTTTTGATATTTATGACACGAAGCACATTTGCCACAAGAGTCGTCTTCATTTCTGCTTTCACAGGATATATATTGTGCATATGCCATCGCAAGAGCAAGGCTTCCCGAGCCTTCTGGTCCAAGCAAAAGTTGAGCATGACTTATTCTGCCATCTTTAACAGTCTGAATAAATTTTTGTTTTGCAACATTTTGTCCGATAATTTCTTTAAAAAGCATATTTAAATTTTTATTTCTATATCAAATATTTGTTTTTGATAAAGATAAAAGATAAAAGTACAAAGGTAAAAAAATATAATTTTATATCTTTGTTTAATCATTATAAATAAATTATAGAATAAATATGCAAACAATTGATAATTATAATTTTACAGGCAAAAAAGCACTAATTAGAGTTGATTTTAATGTGCCATTAAACGATTCTTATGAAATTACTGATGATACTCGTATTCGTGCCGTACTTCCAACTATTAATAAAATCATAAATAGTAATGGCGCAGTAATATTAATGTCGCATCTTGGCAGACCAAAAGAAGGTCATGAAGAAAAATTTTCTTTAAAACATTTGGTTAATCATTTAGGTAAGTTGTTAAATAAAAAAATATTGTTTGCTAATGATTGTATTGGAGAAAAAACCAATAATATTAAAAAAAATCTTAAACATGGAGAAGTTTTATTGTTAGAAAATTTAAGGTTTTATAAAGAAGAGACAAAGGGCGACAAAAAATTTGCAAAAAAATTGTCTGATTTTACAGATGTTTATATAAACGATGCTTTTGGTACTGCTCACAGAGCTCACGCTTCTACAACTATTGTTGCAGAGTTTTTTCCCGAAAATAAAATGTTTGGTTACCTTATTGAAAAAGAATTAAAAAATATTGACAAAGTTGTTTATAATTCAGAAAAACCTTTTACTACAATAATTGGTGGAGCAAAAGTTTCAAGCAAAATTGATATTATTTTAAATTTACTTAATAAGGTCGATAATTTAATTATTGGTGGTGGAATGACCTATACATTTATCAGGCAATTGGGTGGTAATATAGGGGCATCATTGGTTGAAGAAGATAAACTTGAATCAGCTCAGGAAATAATGGACAAGGCTAAAGAAAAAAATGTTAATCTATATTTACCTGTTGATAATATTATTGCTGACAAATTTGATAATAATGCTAATAAAGAATTATGTAAAATTTACGATATAAAAGACGGATGGATGGGTTTGGATATAGGAAGTGAAACTATAAAAAATTTCTCTGAAATTATTGAAAATTCAAAAACAATATTATTAAATGGTCCTATGGGCGTTTTTGAAATGCAGGAATTTGAAACAGGTACAAAAAAAATTATAGAGTCAATTGCATTTGCTACTTCAAAAGGAGCTTTTAGTTTAATCGGGGGTGGAGATTCGGTTGCTGCAATAAATAAATACCATTTAACAGATAAGGTTAGTTATATATCAACAGGCGGTGGTGCATTATTGGAATATATCGAAGGAAAAGAATTACCTGGAATAAAAGCAATTAGAGGCTGATACCAATTATTCTGAACTCACAAAAATTAAAGTATTGTAAATTTGAATCGCAAACATGTGATAATGATGAATGTCAATGGTTAAATGGCTCAATTGCTAAATGGTTATAAAACAATAATGTAGCAATGTGACAATTTAACAATATAATAATTTTACCAAAAAATTTCAATAACCTTGCGAATCTTTTTTGAACATTGTTTATTTTTTTGAGTTCGGTTATTATTTAAAGTATTACAAAATAAAAAACCCTTCTCAAATTTCTTCGAGAAGGGTTTTTAAATATATATAGCAAATAATAACTTTTACATCATACCGCCCATTCCACCCATTCCGCCCATTCCTGGAGCACCGCCCATTGGAGGCATAGGACTTTCTTCTTCTTTATCAGCCAATACACATTCGGTAGTTAGTAACATACCTGCAATAGAAGCTGCATTTTCAAGTGCAATTCGTGTAACTTTAGTTGGATCAACTACACCTGTTTTTAATAAATTTTCGTATTTATCTGTCCTTGCATTATAACCAAAATCCCCTTTGTTTTCTTTAATTTTATGAACTACAACAGAACCTTCTAAACCTGCATTTTCAACAATTTGGCGAAGTGGTTCTTCTAAAGCTCTTCTTATAATTGCAATACCTGTTGTTTCATCGTCATTTTCTCCTTCAAAATCTTTTAAAGAACCAATTGCTCTGATAAATGCCACGCCACCACCGGCAACAATTCCTTCTTCAATAGCTGCTCTTGTTGCATTTAATGCATCATCAACCCTGTCTTTTTTCTCTTTCATTTCCATTTCAGATGCAGCTCCAATATATAAAACAGCAACTCCACCGGCTAATTTTGCTAATCTTTCTTGTAATTTTTCTTTATCATAATCTGATGTTGAAGAGTCTATATGTGCTTTAATCTGAGAAACACGAGATTCTATATTTGATTTTTCGCCAGCACCGTTTACAATAGTAGTATTTTCTTTGTCAACAACCATTTTTTCTGTTTGTCCTAACATTTCAAGTGTTGTATTTTCCAATTTAAGTCCTGTTTCTTCAGAAACTACAGTACCACCTGTTAATATAGCAATATCTTCTAACATTTCTTTTCTTCTGTCGCCAAAACCGGGAGATTTAACAGCAATAATTTTCAGTGAGCCTCGTAATTTATTAACAACCAATGTTGCAAGTGCTTCTCCGTCAACATCTTCGGCAATAATAGCTAATGGTTTACCAGATTGAGCTGTTGCTTCAAGAATTGGAAGAAGATCTTTCATAGTAGAAATTTTCTTGTCGTACAATAAAATATAAGGATTTTCCAATACGGCTTCCATTTTTTCTGTATCGGTAATAAAATAAGGAGAAATATATCCTCTGTCAAATTGCATACCTTCAACAACTTCAACAGTTGTGTCAGTACCTTTTGCCTCTTCTACAGTAATAACACCTTCCTTGTGTACTTTTTCCATAGCATCAGCAATTAATTTTCCTATTTCGGAATCATTATTTGCTGAAACTTTTGCAACTGATTCTATTTTTTCTCTGTCTTCGCCTATTACCTGAGATTGATTTTTAAGATGTTCAATTACTTTAGAAATAGCTTTATCAATACCTCTTTTAAGATCCATAGGGTTTGCACCGGCTGTAACATTTTTTAACCCCACAGTTACAATTGACTGGGCTAATAATGTTGCTGTTGTGGTACCATCACCTGCGTCATCAGATGTTTTTGAGGCAACCTCTTTTAGCATTTGAGCACCCATGTTTTCAAAACTATCTGATAATTCAATTTCTTTTGCAACAGTTACACCATCTTTTGTAATTTGAGGAGAACCGAATTTTTTGTCAAGAATTACATTTCTTCCTTTTGGTCCTAATGTAACTTTTACTGCATTTGCAAGTTCGTCAACACCTTTTTTTAAAAGGTCTCTTGCTTCAATATTATATTTTATTTCTTTTGCCATTTTATTTTATTTTAATTTATTCTCTTGTTTAATAATTTTTATACAATAGCCAGAATATCTGACTGAGACATAATTAAGTAATCTTTCCCTTCAAGACTAAGTTCTGTACCGGAATATTTCCCGTATAAAACATCATCTCCAACTTTTACTTCCATTTCTTCATCTTTAGTACCTTTGCCTGCCGCAATGATTTTTCCTTTTTGTGGCTTTTCTTGTGCTGAGTCAGGAATAATAATTCCGCTGGCAGTTTTTTGTTCTGCTTCTTGAGGCTCAATTAAGACCCTGCTACCAAGAGGTTTAATTTTTAATTCAGACATTTTTATATCAATTTTAAGTTAAACAATAATTTTAATATTATAACTGCTTGCATTACATATTCTATGCCAAATCAGATTTTTATTATTTTATACATTTTTTATAGACAATTTTTCAGTCGTAAAACACTTTTGTTTTCTACACCTTTATGAATAATATATTAACAAATAGTGATATCAGGTAATTGCTTATTTTTATTTATTATTTTTCTAAAATAAAAAAAAGCATCGGCATTTATGACATACTGACACTTTAATAATTTATCAATTTGAATAAAGTGCATTTTAATGCACTACTATACCGATTGAAGTTTTCAAATACACTACTTTTTATTGAAAAAATTAGTTGAGATTATCAAGTAGAAATTTTCTAACGTGAATGTGTTCTACTCCTTTGTAGTTTGATTCTGCAAAATCGTCCATAGAAACCACTATTTTTCTATGATTATCAGCAATCTTCAACAAGTTTCCAAATTCTCTATCATGTACTTTTTCGTCTGGAATCATGTAAGCAACTTGAATATATATTGTTTTGTCGCCCTTAACAGCAACAAAATCAATTTCTTTATCGTCAAATTTTCCTATGTAAACTTCAAAGCCATCTGTAAATAGCTTATTAAAAACAATATTTTCCAGAACTTTATTAATGTCTTTCATATTAAAAGTTTGGAGTGAGTTTCGAAGTCCTAAATCTGTAAAATAAAATTTATCGTTTATTTCAAATATTTTACGCCCTTTAATATCAAAGCGTTTTACCTTTTTTATAAAAAAAGCATCTTCAAGAAATTGCAAATATTCGAGAACTAATTTTGTGGAGATATTAATGTTTTGCGATTTTAAAAAATCACTAATTCTTTTGGCAGAAAGTAAACTGCCCAAATTATCTGCTAGAAAATGGTTTAATTGTTCCAGAAAAGAAATATTTCTTATGTTATATCTTGCTACTACATCTCTGAGAATAATGGTATTGTATATGCTTTCTATATATTCGAAAACCGTATTTTCTTCCAGTTCAAGATGGTATAAATAGGGTAATCCGCCAAATTTTATAAATTTAACGAAAGCCTCCTTGTCGTCTTGCAATTTGTGAAATTGCAAAAACTCTTTATACGACAGACTATGAATATTGAATTGTATATATCTGCCACTAAGGTAAGTTGCAATATCACTTGAGAGCATTTTTGCATTGCTTCCTGTGCAATAAATGTCAAAATTTCCTTCGGCTAACAAACTTCGCAAGGCCATTTCAAAATTTTCAATATCCTGAACTTCATCAATAAATAAAAAATTCATTTTATTATTTTCTGAATTCGCTTTTATATAATCCGTTAAGTCAGTTGATGTTTTTATTTGTGAAAACTCCGTAAGTTCTTTGTTTATGTAAATTATTTTGGGGTTTTTAATCTCTTTTTTGATATAATCCATCAATTGAAACAACATGTAACTTTTCCCTACACGACGTTGACCTATAAGAACCTTTATTATATCCTTGTTTATAAAGGGTATAATGCCTTTGATATAATTATCACGATTATAATAATGTCTTTTCATTATATTACATATAGGTAAAACTTACTTCAAAAATACGAAATAGTTTTCATATAAGTAAATTAATTACAAAAAAAATCGAAAGTTTTATCTATAAGTAATTTTTTGACAAATAGTGAATGTTACTTCATCGGCAAAGAAAGCAAGTGTGTGGAAGCGAAGCAACGGCTTTGGGAAACGATAATTTTAATATTATATCTGCTTGCATAACATATTCTATGCCAAATCAGATTTTTATTATTTTATACATTTTTTATAGACAATTTTTCAGTCGTAAAACGCTTTTGTTTTCTACACCTTTATGAATAAGGATATTAACAAATAGTGGCATCAGGTAATTGCTTATTTTTATTTCTTGCTTTTCTGAAATAAAAAAAAGCATCAGCATTTATGATATACTAACACTTTAAATAATTTAACGGATTAGTTTATATATTCTTTTAATAGAACCTTGAAAATTTATTCTTTATATAAAATTTGTATTTCAGTTTCATTTAATACACGTTTGTAAATTATTACATCATCTATTTTTCCTTTATAGAATCTGTTTTCAAATCCATCCCATCCTATCAAAGAACTAGTATTTAAGATATTTGTTATGGGTAAATTTTCTTTTATTAAATTGCCATTCATATATACATCTACTAAATTTTCCTCATTAACTATTGTTATATTTGTCCAAATATTGTTTGTCACATTAAATAATTCATATGCATTACCTGATGGATATTCATTAGCTCCTGAAAAAACTTTGAACAAACCGTCATATTCATAAATATGAAATCTTCCAGCAGGATTTGATTGATATTGTGAAAATATAGTATGAATATTCCCGTCTATATTATTATTTGAATTTACCCATAAACTAATTGAAAAATCAGATCCATCAATCGGTAATAATACTGTGTTAATATCAATATAAGCACCAATGCCATCAAATGCATAAGCACTATTCAAATTTCCAAATCTATCAATAGATATAGTTGCTCCATAAACAGTCCCATTATTTTCATTCTCACTTTCATCATTTGCATTACCGTTAAAAGGGTAATATCCAATCATATTATCTGTTGGTATTAATATGTCAATGAGCATAATAGTCATGATCGCAGATGAAGAATTGCTACCTATACTATCATCTGATACTTTAACAGTAAGTTCAAATTTAGGGTTTGTTTCGTAATCTAAAAAAGATGAGTTGTTCACCATAATTTCACCATTTGATGAATTAATTAAAAAAGCATTATCTAGGTTGCCATTAATAATTGAATAAGTCAATGTTTGGTTACTATTATTATCTATTAATTCAACCGTTCCTACCTTTGTTCCATTTGGGCTATTTTCATCAATTGTAAAAGTTTGTTCCGCTATTATTGGTATTATTGGTAAGCTATTATTTTCTTTGTTTTCGCATGAATAATTGATTGTCAAAATTATTAATAATAAAAAATCAATTCTTTTAAAAAATCTTTTCATAGTAGTAATTTATTTTTTGTTAAATATTTATAAAGTATCCTTGTTGTTATTTCATTAATGTATATTACCTATAACTTCAATATAGAACCTATATATACCAAAAGCAGACAGGCTGACAAACATTAAGCAAGGCTTATAACCGTCTGATAATTAATCGTATAATTTACAAATTAGTTTTTTGTAATAGATTTTCTATTAACTATTCTTCGTCGTTGGTTTTAATATCTTGAGTAGTAGGAAGATTAATAGTACTTGGATCTACTGCATTTTCAATTTGTTCTTCGATAGCAGATTTGTTTTCATCCCCATCTTCGCGTTGTATTGTCATAGCTGCCAATAAACATAATACTACTAAACTAATTGCAAGTGTCCATGTCGATTTTTCAAGGAAATCAGCAGTTTTTTTAACTCCCATTACCTGGTTTGAAGATGAAAAATTTGCAGCCAATCCCCCACCTTTTGAATTTTGTACTAATATTATTAAAACTAATAAAATACAAACTATCACTATTAAAATTGAAATAAGAAAATACATATCCTGTTGTTTTTAAATGTTTTTTAATTTTTTTATTTTTTCAATTTGATTTGCAAAGTAAATGTTTTTTTCCGGGAATTTCAAACTTAATTTATGATATGCTAAAATTGCCTTATCATAATAACCCTGTTTAATATAAATTTTTGCTAATGTTTCAGTAATATATTCGGGGTTCTCAATAAGGCTATTCAAAGAAATATCTTCTTGGTTATTTTTTACTTCCTTAGGTGTAATTTTAGGACGATTTTTAATAAAATCATCTATTAAATAATGAAATTCTTTTTGTTCTTCTTTTTTATTAATATCAAGAAGTTCAATGTTACTCAAATAATTTTTCTCTAATCCTGTGCTATATGTTTCAGACAGAAAATCATATTCAACTTGTTTTGTTTTCGATTCTGTAATTTTTTCCTTATCAAAAATAAAATTTAAAAGTTCTTTATCAATATTAATATTTTCACTAATATCATCATTTTCCGAAGTATAACTACTTACTTCAACAAGGTTGTTGTCTGCAACAGATTCTATATCAAGATATTTATTATCTTTTTTATCATTATAAGCTTTCCGTTTATTCCATAATTTTTCAGGTTCATTGTTTATTAATCTGAACAGAATTTTTCTATCAGAAATATATGTGGCAGACAATATTAATTGGTTATCAAATTTTATACTTTTTTGTTGGAATAATTTTTTTAAATATAGCAAATGTGCAGTCTGAAAATAAGGATATTCATTTACTAATTCTTTTAGAAAAGAAATATCAATATTAGTTAATTTTTCAGGTTGTTTAATATATTGTATAAATTGTTCTTTATTCATTGCTTATCAACACAATATTAAAAAAGCTCTATGTTGTTTGTAGTGGATAGTAATAAAATGCCTACTCATTATAGGGATTCAATACTCAACACTCAACATACAATATTCAATTTTCATTATTTCTGCATATTCGACTTTGCAGTTTCAATACTTTTATAAATTATAGCTATTAACTCCTCTGTTTCTTTCATAATTGGAGCTAATTTCTTTGTATTTTGGATTAATGGTTTCTTTTCTATAATTTTTAAGCAAATTCGACTTTCTTTTAGCTCTTTTAGAATTATTTTCAGTTTATGAACAAAATCTTTTCTCGATTATTCACTATAATTATTTATTTTTCAATTGTGTTCATGAATGCTTTGCATTTCTGCACTTTGAGCTTCCCCATAATTTAATGCAGGCGAACTACCACTTCTAATTAGTTGACCAGCTATATGAATTCCTAATTTTGAATTATCAATTTCATCAACAATATAACTTATTCTTATTGTAAAGTCAATAAATCTATCTTCCCTGCCTTGCCGGCAGGCAGGTAAATCAAATTTTTTCATTTTCTACTTTTTTACTTGTTTATTGATTATTGTGTGTTGCTTATTGAGTGTTTTTTCTATATATCATCAATATTTAATGTCGAAGTAATTGTTACCCTCCCTATTCGACATATAGCCAAAAAAAATTACCAGTTTGCAACAGATTTATTAAAAATATCTTCAATTATTTTATCAATTATTTCTTCAATTAATTGATCTTCAACGTCAGAAAGATTTTGAGAACTTTCATAATCTTCAAATGCCGAAAAACTTGTTTCAAAATCCTGCTCAGGATTTATTGAATTACTGAATTTTACTTTTATTGAAATTGTTAATCTGTTTTCTGCTGCAGATTCACGCTGAATTGAAGTTGGCTTATTGGTATAATCTGAAATATAACCTTCAAAATTCAAATCACCAATTCCGTTAATAAGCTCAAGGCTTGTACGGGACACAAATTTATCTTTCATTGCTTCAGTAAAAACCTGACTTAATAATGGATGTACCAACGGAGCCTGATTCGGAAAATATTGTATTGAAACTGTTTTTACATTTGGCGAAACTGAAGCTCCGGTAAATGAATAATTGATTTTGCAACTATTTAATATTAAAACAATAAATAACAAATAAAATAATCTCATTTTTATAAAATTAAAACTTAAAGGTTTATGTAAAATTTAATACAAAACAAAAACCAGTCCAACTATTAGCAAAAAAAAGCAATTAGTACTTGTAGGAAAACAAAACAAAGGCTAATCAAGATTATATTCTTTAATTTTTCTATAAAGAGTTCTTTCGGATATCCCTAATTCCTGTGCTGCAATTTTTCGTTTACCTTTATATT from Bacteroidales bacterium carries:
- a CDS encoding DNA polymerase III subunit delta, yielding MLFKEIIGQNVAKQKFIQTVKDGRISHAQLLLGPEGSGSLALAMAYAQYISCESRNEDDSCGKCASCHKYQKLIHPDLHFVFPVATTAKISKNPVSDDFIKEWRTAILQNPYLKLNEWLNAIGVENKQASIYKNESNEIIKKLSLKTFEAEYKIVIIWMPEKMNITAANKLLKIIEEPPPKTLFLLVSENTEQIIPTILSRIQLVKIPKINSESLFESIKLKYDFNDQKIWDIIRLSNGNYAKVLEILNSSEENSYNLKMFISLMRLCYKKEVLEIIKWVDQIALIGREKQKIFIEFSLRLLRENFILNIENKEIVYLTQKESEFSSKFSQFINEKNIYMINNEFNKAHYHIRRNAYNKIVFLDLSLKLIRLLKM
- a CDS encoding phosphoglycerate kinase; this translates as MQTIDNYNFTGKKALIRVDFNVPLNDSYEITDDTRIRAVLPTINKIINSNGAVILMSHLGRPKEGHEEKFSLKHLVNHLGKLLNKKILFANDCIGEKTNNIKKNLKHGEVLLLENLRFYKEETKGDKKFAKKLSDFTDVYINDAFGTAHRAHASTTIVAEFFPENKMFGYLIEKELKNIDKVVYNSEKPFTTIIGGAKVSSKIDIILNLLNKVDNLIIGGGMTYTFIRQLGGNIGASLVEEDKLESAQEIMDKAKEKNVNLYLPVDNIIADKFDNNANKELCKIYDIKDGWMGLDIGSETIKNFSEIIENSKTILLNGPMGVFEMQEFETGTKKIIESIAFATSKGAFSLIGGGDSVAAINKYHLTDKVSYISTGGGALLEYIEGKELPGIKAIRG
- the groL gene encoding chaperonin GroEL (60 kDa chaperone family; promotes refolding of misfolded polypeptides especially under stressful conditions; forms two stacked rings of heptamers to form a barrel-shaped 14mer; ends can be capped by GroES; misfolded proteins enter the barrel where they are refolded when GroES binds), which translates into the protein MAKEIKYNIEARDLLKKGVDELANAVKVTLGPKGRNVILDKKFGSPQITKDGVTVAKEIELSDSFENMGAQMLKEVASKTSDDAGDGTTTATLLAQSIVTVGLKNVTAGANPMDLKRGIDKAISKVIEHLKNQSQVIGEDREKIESVAKVSANNDSEIGKLIADAMEKVHKEGVITVEEAKGTDTTVEVVEGMQFDRGYISPYFITDTEKMEAVLENPYILLYDKKISTMKDLLPILEATAQSGKPLAIIAEDVDGEALATLVVNKLRGSLKIIAVKSPGFGDRRKEMLEDIAILTGGTVVSEETGLKLENTTLEMLGQTEKMVVDKENTTIVNGAGEKSNIESRVSQIKAHIDSSTSDYDKEKLQERLAKLAGGVAVLYIGAASEMEMKEKKDRVDDALNATRAAIEEGIVAGGGVAFIRAIGSLKDFEGENDDETTGIAIIRRALEEPLRQIVENAGLEGSVVVHKIKENKGDFGYNARTDKYENLLKTGVVDPTKVTRIALENAASIAGMLLTTECVLADKEEESPMPPMGGAPGMGGMGGMGGMM
- a CDS encoding co-chaperone GroES — protein: MSELKIKPLGSRVLIEPQEAEQKTASGIIIPDSAQEKPQKGKIIAAGKGTKDEEMEVKVGDDVLYGKYSGTELSLEGKDYLIMSQSDILAIV
- a CDS encoding ATP-binding protein, which codes for MKRHYYNRDNYIKGIIPFINKDIIKVLIGQRRVGKSYMLFQLMDYIKKEIKNPKIIYINKELTEFSQIKTSTDLTDYIKANSENNKMNFLFIDEVQDIENFEMALRSLLAEGNFDIYCTGSNAKMLSSDIATYLSGRYIQFNIHSLSYKEFLQFHKLQDDKEAFVKFIKFGGLPYLYHLELEENTVFEYIESIYNTIILRDVVARYNIRNISFLEQLNHFLADNLGSLLSAKRISDFLKSQNINISTKLVLEYLQFLEDAFFIKKVKRFDIKGRKIFEINDKFYFTDLGLRNSLQTFNMKDINKVLENIVFNKLFTDGFEVYIGKFDDKEIDFVAVKGDKTIYIQVAYMIPDEKVHDREFGNLLKIADNHRKIVVSMDDFAESNYKGVEHIHVRKFLLDNLN
- a CDS encoding cadherin domain-containing protein, with protein sequence MKRFFKRIDFLLLIILTINYSCENKENNSLPIIPIIAEQTFTIDENSPNGTKVGTVELIDNNSNQTLTYSIINGNLDNAFLINSSNGEIMVNNSSFLDYETNPKFELTVKVSDDSIGSNSSSAIMTIMLIDILIPTDNMIGYYPFNGNANDESENENNGTVYGATISIDRFGNLNSAYAFDGIGAYIDINTVLLPIDGSDFSISLWVNSNNNIDGNIHTIFSQYQSNPAGRFHIYEYDGLFKVFSGANEYPSGNAYELFNVTNNIWTNITIVNEENLVDVYMNGNLIKENLPITNILNTSSLIGWDGFENRFYKGKIDDVIIYKRVLNETEIQILYKE
- the secG gene encoding preprotein translocase subunit SecG, whose protein sequence is MYFLISILIVIVCILLVLIILVQNSKGGGLAANFSSSNQVMGVKKTADFLEKSTWTLAISLVVLCLLAAMTIQREDGDENKSAIEEQIENAVDPSTINLPTTQDIKTNDEE
- a CDS encoding four helix bundle protein, producing MKIILKELKESRICLKIIEKKPLIQNTKKLAPIMKETEELIAIIYKSIETAKSNMQK
- a CDS encoding LptE family protein, whose protein sequence is MRLFYLLFIVLILNSCKINYSFTGASVSPNVKTVSIQYFPNQAPLVHPLLSQVFTEAMKDKFVSRTSLELINGIGDLNFEGYISDYTNKPTSIQRESAAENRLTISIKVKFSNSINPEQDFETSFSAFEDYESSQNLSDVEDQLIEEIIDKIIEDIFNKSVANW